Proteins co-encoded in one Bremerella sp. TYQ1 genomic window:
- a CDS encoding lipopolysaccharide assembly protein LapB, with the protein MPWNLRLGFVMAAVCLSTLGTWAVTPAYSQSASTPDPTKVEALITQLGDRNFTVRERAQSELARMGIAAFDQLFGAMRDPDLEIARRSQYLIRSVEIEWMRPEFSEEVNAYLNRYGNLNVENRRSRIGELSRLHTLDALSALCRISRYDVSEVLSKEAALAAAIQFQNATGEEKDNIAGVITSRIGDSPRVGPSWLKVFRTSLDEPSAAIAQWEKQITDEIDLFTTRPSLTSQKVVLDLVRWQVDQLRRDDKQDEALAAMQDVIRISVKFSERELLDLTTWFLDRNGPSVVGELAAFHAKNKPVLDNMPIGGPFGENALLLYLLAESELVRDNVDKAEEYAKAALSIEPDSYDSHYNVADALQERGTFRWTRNEYQYVIDQNDIMDRSSMLARMQLGELENDLGDPEQAAAVMWPWVEAIEKRYGPNNPIDSDRDEIASRFLARSYLFRAAAAEKKGDLAAAKKDIDKALKYYEDEADVLIAAYRIGQKDDMWKAKAKEHIDHTIEFYKPFVEKFQKQYEIFKQNSRGDDFMGTQGSQMANYCNQYAWLVCNTYGDFDHAIEASELSLEMQPGNGAYLDTLAHCHAAKKDWGAAVKYQRMAVMQYPHSGMIRRKYVEFAEKCEANNIEYESIELQASPDTHFPGQQEKGKL; encoded by the coding sequence ATGCCTTGGAATCTACGGCTCGGCTTTGTGATGGCCGCGGTCTGTTTGTCGACGCTCGGAACGTGGGCCGTCACGCCTGCTTATTCGCAGTCGGCATCGACGCCTGATCCGACGAAAGTCGAAGCCCTCATCACGCAACTGGGCGATCGCAACTTCACCGTTCGCGAACGTGCTCAGTCGGAACTCGCGCGGATGGGGATCGCTGCGTTCGATCAGCTCTTTGGCGCCATGCGGGACCCCGACCTAGAAATCGCTCGCAGGTCTCAATATCTCATTCGCAGTGTCGAAATCGAATGGATGCGACCAGAGTTCTCGGAAGAGGTCAACGCTTACCTCAATCGTTACGGCAACTTGAACGTCGAGAACCGTCGCAGCCGTATCGGCGAGCTCTCGCGACTGCACACACTCGATGCCCTGAGCGCGCTGTGCCGCATCAGCCGGTACGACGTTTCGGAAGTTCTCTCCAAGGAAGCTGCTCTTGCCGCGGCCATTCAATTTCAAAACGCGACCGGCGAAGAGAAAGACAACATCGCCGGCGTCATCACCAGCCGCATTGGTGATAGCCCCCGCGTTGGTCCCAGTTGGCTGAAAGTGTTTCGCACCAGTCTCGACGAACCTTCGGCAGCCATCGCGCAGTGGGAAAAGCAGATCACCGACGAGATCGATCTCTTCACCACGCGGCCGTCGCTTACCAGTCAAAAGGTCGTGCTCGATCTCGTTCGCTGGCAAGTCGATCAGCTTCGCCGCGACGACAAACAGGACGAAGCCCTCGCCGCGATGCAAGATGTCATTCGCATCAGCGTCAAATTCTCGGAAAGAGAACTGCTCGATCTGACCACGTGGTTCCTCGACCGAAACGGTCCTTCGGTCGTTGGTGAATTGGCCGCGTTCCACGCCAAGAATAAGCCCGTGCTGGACAACATGCCGATCGGCGGTCCATTCGGCGAAAACGCGTTGCTGCTCTATCTGCTCGCCGAATCGGAGTTGGTCCGAGACAACGTCGATAAAGCGGAAGAGTATGCCAAAGCGGCCCTCAGCATCGAACCTGATTCGTATGACAGCCATTACAACGTTGCTGATGCACTGCAAGAGCGGGGCACGTTCCGCTGGACTCGCAACGAATACCAATACGTCATCGACCAGAACGACATCATGGATCGCAGTTCGATGCTCGCCCGAATGCAGCTGGGCGAACTCGAAAATGATCTCGGCGATCCCGAACAAGCCGCCGCCGTCATGTGGCCCTGGGTCGAAGCAATCGAGAAACGTTACGGTCCCAATAACCCGATCGACTCGGATCGAGACGAAATTGCTTCGCGGTTTTTAGCTCGCAGCTATTTGTTCCGCGCGGCGGCTGCCGAAAAGAAGGGAGACCTGGCCGCAGCGAAAAAGGACATCGACAAGGCCCTCAAATATTACGAGGACGAAGCAGACGTTCTGATCGCCGCTTATCGCATCGGCCAAAAAGACGACATGTGGAAGGCGAAAGCGAAAGAACACATCGACCACACCATCGAGTTTTACAAACCGTTCGTCGAGAAGTTCCAGAAGCAGTACGAGATCTTCAAGCAGAACAGCCGCGGCGACGACTTCATGGGCACCCAAGGTTCGCAAATGGCCAACTACTGCAACCAGTACGCCTGGCTCGTCTGCAACACCTACGGTGACTTCGATCATGCGATTGAAGCAAGCGAGCTTTCGTTGGAAATGCAGCCTGGCAACGGAGCCTACCTCGACACGCTCGCCCATTGTCATGCCGCGAAGAAAGATTGGGGCGCGGCGGTCAAATATCAGCGGATGGCCGTCATGCAGTATCCTCACTCCGGCATGATCCGTCGCAAGTATGTCGAGTTCGCCGAGAAGTGCGAAGCGAACAACATCGAGTACGAATCGATCGAACTGCAAGCGAGCCCCGACACGCACTTCCCCGGCCAGCAAGAGAAGGGCAAACTGTGA
- a CDS encoding response regulator, which produces MSDSYKILIADDNQANVELLEAYLASVDCETEIAVNGQDTLDKVASFKPDLILLDVMMPKLSGFEVCKQLKADPSTKGIMILMVTALNELGDIERAVSAGTDDFLSKPVNRIELTKRVENMLRLKNVENENERLRQYIEQMENS; this is translated from the coding sequence ATGTCGGACAGCTACAAGATATTGATTGCCGACGACAATCAAGCCAATGTTGAACTGCTAGAGGCCTACCTGGCCAGCGTCGATTGCGAGACGGAAATCGCGGTCAACGGCCAAGATACGCTCGATAAAGTTGCCAGCTTCAAGCCTGATTTGATCCTGCTGGATGTCATGATGCCGAAGCTGAGCGGCTTCGAGGTTTGCAAGCAGCTGAAAGCCGATCCGTCGACCAAAGGTATTATGATACTTATGGTTACGGCGCTGAACGAACTGGGGGATATCGAACGGGCCGTCTCCGCAGGGACCGACGATTTCCTCTCCAAGCCGGTCAATCGCATCGAGCTTACCAAGCGAGTCGAGAACATGCTCCGGCTCAAAAATGTCGAGAACGAGAACGAACGGCTTCGCCAGTACATCGAGCAAATGGAAAACAGCTAA
- a CDS encoding FIST N-terminal domain-containing protein — MTKPQPKFAAALSVHDKTEEALAEVIREALDALAAPVDLAMVFVSQHHAPHVETVAKELTRLLGTSNVLGCTGESIIGESREAEDTPAISLWLAHLPQTTIVPMHLEFQRTADGGSIVGWSDELPTQWPKDSCAILLGEPFSFPADLMLERINEDQPGIPVIGGMASGSYQPGENRLILGDRVLESGGVVIYLHGNVRVRTIVSQGCRPIGDPFIITKAERNVIHELGGHPALKQLENIYKTLPVTDQQLVSRGLHIGRVVDEYQSERSQGDFIVRNVVGIEKETGALMIGDYVKPGQTVQFHVRDEFSASAELKQLAAEMKKNGSSPTSVLTFTCNGRGSKLFSEPHHDATCLSKAFGKIPNAGFFAAGEIGPVAGRNFLHGFTASVAVLEPCEENES, encoded by the coding sequence ATGACGAAGCCGCAACCTAAATTCGCCGCGGCACTTTCCGTTCACGATAAAACGGAAGAGGCCCTTGCCGAAGTCATTCGCGAAGCACTCGATGCGTTAGCTGCGCCAGTTGACCTGGCGATGGTTTTCGTTTCCCAGCATCATGCGCCACATGTCGAAACAGTCGCTAAAGAGCTGACTCGATTACTTGGCACCAGCAACGTTCTCGGCTGCACCGGTGAGTCGATCATCGGCGAGTCACGAGAAGCGGAAGATACGCCTGCGATCAGTTTGTGGTTGGCCCACCTACCACAAACGACGATCGTTCCGATGCACCTCGAATTTCAGCGAACGGCCGATGGCGGTTCGATCGTCGGCTGGTCTGACGAGCTTCCAACGCAATGGCCGAAAGACTCGTGCGCCATCCTGCTTGGCGAACCGTTTAGTTTTCCCGCAGACTTGATGCTGGAACGCATCAACGAAGATCAGCCAGGCATTCCGGTAATCGGCGGCATGGCCAGCGGAAGTTATCAACCTGGTGAGAACCGTTTGATCCTAGGCGACCGCGTATTGGAATCGGGCGGCGTGGTGATTTACCTGCATGGGAACGTACGCGTTCGTACGATCGTATCGCAAGGCTGCCGCCCCATCGGCGATCCGTTCATCATCACCAAAGCAGAACGCAATGTCATCCATGAACTGGGCGGCCACCCGGCGCTGAAACAGCTTGAGAACATCTACAAGACATTGCCGGTCACCGATCAACAGTTGGTCAGTCGCGGACTGCATATCGGACGTGTTGTCGACGAATATCAATCGGAACGCAGCCAAGGCGACTTCATCGTCCGCAATGTTGTTGGTATCGAAAAAGAAACCGGAGCGTTAATGATCGGCGATTACGTCAAGCCGGGACAGACGGTCCAGTTCCACGTGCGGGACGAGTTTTCTGCGTCGGCTGAACTCAAGCAGTTAGCCGCCGAGATGAAGAAGAATGGTTCGTCACCTACATCCGTGCTGACGTTTACCTGCAACGGTCGCGGATCGAAATTGTTTAGCGAACCGCATCACGACGCGACTTGCTTGAGCAAAGCCTTCGGTAAGATCCCGAACGCGGGCTTCTTTGCCGCAGGAGAAATCGGCCCAGTCGCCGGTCGGAATTTCCTACATGGATTCACCGCCAGCGTTGCTGTGCTGGAACCGTGTGAAGAAAACGAATCTTAG